The DNA window tcaaagttttcattgCCAGGGTGGTGTGCTTTCATAGCACGATCGATGAAATCCCTGAGGGAGGGGCCTTTGATACTGTCAGGGTGGCCAGATTGCCAAAAAGTGGTTGCTATGTGGGTTCTGTAGCAGGTGCAGTTTTACAGATATGCAAGTAACAGTTTGGTGCTCATGCTTGAATTGCAGTTCTGTTACTCACACCTGGCGGAGGGCTGTTGGACTAAATCAACACCACCAGGTCCCCTGtttatgtgctgtgtgtgtgcacacaggtgGGGAGACCAGGATTcgctgaattattattttttcatagtgGGACATTATTAGTTCtctcatttattgaatgcctaatATTTGCCATACGTGACATGCATGACTGTATTTACTGTTGCCCCCTCTGGAGGAAACAAAATTGAGAATAATCTAATGCTACACAATTAGGAAGTAACAGTCCGAAGTTACACAACCAGCGGTTCAGACTTCAATCTTGTGAGGTTGGAGCTTAAGCTCTTTCCgcttttctgtattattttgaaTAGAAGCACAAAGAAGACCTGCCCAGCGCCAGCGAACAAACACGCTGAGAGGAATCACACTTCCTGTGGCGTAGGAAATGCAAATTGACACAACACAGATTTCTTTTCCCCCTATAAATgagagttctttctttctttctttctttcttttttaagagccCATCTATTTCTGGCAAGAGTATGTTTATATGACATCAGAAGACATTTATTAACATAGCTTGAGAGTTTTTAAAACGATCATATCCTTTTGTTGTGGGACAGAGAACTGGTTCCAAACTCAGGTTTGGCTTCTAGCTGCTCAAAAATCAATACTAGAGAGACAGGTGATGGTGGGAAAGGGAAGGTTGCTTTATTCAGGAATCTGACAACCCGGGAAGATGGCAGACTAACGTCTCAAAGACCATCTTCCCCAtgcaagggaagctggggaaggcatggggaaagggagggggtgggggctgcgtgCCGAAGAAGCAGATGCCCAGGCAGTTAGTCATTTGTCAGTAGGACCCTGAACAGACATATTGGCATCAGCAGCAGCTGGCCCTTCACTCCTCAAGGCCAGGGGTCTGCACATCTCAAGGAAAGTAGATTAGTTCCGCTACAGACCGAGGGACTTAGGTCAGCACACACCAGTGCGTAGGCTTGAAGCAAATTAACACTTAAGACCTGTTAGTGTGCCATTACTCTTTGACCAGGCATTCAGTTATTTGAAATCTATCATAAGAAATCTATTATAAGATTTCTCATAAGAAAAcaagctttaggggcacctgggtgcagttggttaagcgtccaacttcggctcaggttgatcttgctgttcgtgggtttgggtcctgtgtcgggttctgtgctgacagctcacagcctggagcctgcttcggattctctctgtctgcccttaccccacttgcactctctccctctctctctcaaaaataaacaataaaaaaaagaaagaaaataaagtttaaaaagctaAATTAACTGAACCATTAtttagaatggttaaaaaaaattctaactttaAACGTgttgtttaaaaattgtttttaaaaactgctcagtagtggtgcctgggtggatcagtcagttgagtctctgacttcagcccaggtcatgatctcatggtttgtgacttcgagccctgccttgagctcgccgttgtcagcacagagccctcttgggatcctctctccgcctctctctctgtccttcccttgcctgcactctctctcaaaaataaacatttaaaaataaataggggcgcctaggtggctcagtcggttgggcggccgacttcggttcaggtcatgatctcgcggtccgtgagtccaagccccgcattgggctctgtgctgacagctcagagcctggagccggctttgggttctgtgtctccctctctctctgaccctccccctgttcatgctctgtctcaaaaaaataaacattggggcgcctgggtggcgcagtcggttaagcgtccgacctcagccaggtcacgatctcgcggtccgtgagttcgagccccgcgtcgggctctgggctgatggctcagagcctggagcctgtttctgattctgtgtctccctctctctctgcccctcccccgttcatgctctgtctctctctgtcccaaaaataaataaacgttgaaaaaaaaaattaaaaataaataaataaataaataaataaataaataaacattaaaaaaattaaaaaaaaatactgctcgGTAATAAGGAAATGAAGCAACTGTCTGGTGGCATAttgccattaaatttttttaggtttatttatttatttttgagagagaaagagaaagagagagaaaatcctaagcaggcttgaTGCTATCAGTTCCGAGTCTGAGGCAAGGGCTTGATGtctccaaccgtgagatcattacctgggctgaaatcaagagttggctgctcaaccgactgagccacccaggtgccccaaccattaaaaatattttaaaagactttgcAGTAACATAGGAAATTATTTATACTATGgcattaagtgaaagaaagcaggaTACTTATACAACATCCTTACATAGCATGAtctcaactattttttaaaaatgtatagaaatatactaaaatgttaacaatggctATTTCTGGGTGGTGGGACTGTAGCATAATAATTTTCTAGAGCAAATAGTTCTATATTAATAACCagattaatttttccaattcAAATGCTTCCTCACTATTGTGAAATTACAGATAGCTCTCTCATCTCCTGGTGGGATGTCAGAAGACTGCAAGAGTATTGTTTTCCCTCATACTGCTGGTCCGTAGTCAGATAACTCCGATTTACCCTGACAGGAGTTCTAAGAGCTCCATGTCTCTTTGATCAAGTCCCAAGaagataaattttcattttcttaaaggaaagGCACAGAGTTGTAGCCACTGGTAATTACCATCATGGAGAGCAAGAACCATAACAACCTTCAGGAGAGACCCACACCCTCCAGCAAGGGGAGGGCATCAGTGGAGGACAACCAGTTGATCAAAGCGGTTGAAAAAGAAGACATCAAGCTGGTTCAGCAATTGCTGGAAGGAGGGGCTGATGTCAATTTCCAGGAAAAGGAGTGGGGCTGGTCACCGTTGCATAATGCGGTACAAAGTGGCCAGGAGGACATGCTACATCTTCTGTTTCGTTACGGCGCTAATCCTTGTCTGAGGAAGAAGAATGAGGCCACTCCCTTCATCATCGCTGGGATTGGAGGAAAGGTGAAGGTGCTCGAACTTTTACTTTCTAAAGGTGCAGAGGTCAATGAGTATGATGCTAATGGCTTCACAGCTTTCATGGAAGCTGCTGTGAATGGTAAAGTCGAAGCCTTAAGATTCCTATATAAGAGTGGGGCAAAGGTGAATTTGAGTCGAAGGACAAAGGAGGATCAAAAGAGGCTTAGAAAAGGAGGGGCCACAGCTCTAATGGATGCTGCTGAAAATGGACATGTAGATGCCTTGAAGGTCCTCCTTGATGAGATGGGGGCAGATGTCAAAGCCCGTGACAACATGGGCAGAAATGCTTTGATCTATGCACTTAGGAACTCTGATGATAGAAAAGTGGAGGTCCTCACTCGCCTTCTGCTGGACCATGGGGCTGATGTCAAtgtgaggggagagaaagggaagacacCCCTGATCCTGGCAGTGGAAAAGAGGCACTTGGGTTTGGTGCAGATGCTTCTGGAACAAGAGCATATAGAGATTAATGACACAGACAGTGAGGGCAACACAGCACTTCTGCTGGCTGTCCAACTCAGACTGGAAGAAATTGCTCAACTGTTATGCGAGAAAGGAGCCAGCACAGACTGTGGAGATCTTGTTATGATAGCGAGGCGCAACTATGACAGTTCCCTTGCAAAGTTTCTTCTCCTTCATGGAGCCAGAGAAGATTTTCACTCTCCTGCTGAAGACTGGAAGCCTCAAAGCTCACGTTGGGGGGAGGCCTTGGAACATCTCCACAGAATATACCGCCCTATGATTGGCAAACTCAAGATCTTTATTGATGAGGAATATAAAATTGCTGACACTTCTGAAGGGGGTGTCTACCTGGGGTTCTATGAAGGGCAGGAAGTAGCTGTGAAACGCTTCTATGAAGGCAGCACACATGGACAAAAGGAGGTCTCCTGTCTGCAGAGCAGCCGAGCAAACAGTGACTTGGTGACGTTCTATGGGAGTGAGAGCCACAAGGACTGTCTGTATGTGTGCCTTGCCCTCTGTGAGGAGACACTGGAGGAACACTTGGATAAGCACAGAGGGGAGGCTGTGGGAAATGAGGAAGATGAATTTGCCCGGCATgtccttttctctgtatttaaggctGTGGAAGAACTACATCTACTGTGTGGATACACTCATCAGGATCTGCACCCCGGAAACATCTTAATAGGTAAGTCCCCCCAgtcttctcttaaaaattatgGGGTCTTCATTTACAAAAGGAAAGGATTTTCATTATAGATAGGAAAAGAGTAGAGTACATGTATACTATTCTGTTCAAGGACTCATGAAACTGATTCATAATTATAGTGCGGTCTCTCCTGCTATGAGGTATAACCTTTACCCCACATGGAGGTCCCAGATGCCAATGGGATACCAGGCTAACCTTATATACTTCCTTTGGCAAATGCAAGTATGAAGGTATGTCTTAGACGGGGTCAGCTCCAGAAATTTGAATTCCTAAAGTAGCCTGCAAGTCAGAGAATCCTGAAGTTATGTTCCTTCAGACAAGACGGTAGTCACCGTAAAACTGAATGGCAAAACTGAGGTCAAAATTGGGCATGCCAGGATAAGACGCAACACAGTGAAACAGCCTCCAAGTAGGCAGAACAAGACACTACCCACTGGCTCAAgccaataaacaaacatacaaacaaacaaacaaacaaatgaaagcaacattaaagaaaagaagcagagcTGAGTGTAAAGTCCCAGGAGGCAATGTGGTGCAGTAGAAAGAGTCTTGGCTTTAGACAGGTTGAGGGAGGCTTGCAGCCCAGTCCTGCCACTTGGTAGCTTTGCAACCTCAAAGTCACTTGATTCTGTGAGGCTTAATTCTCTCGTTTAAGACTGATAATACTGCTTTGATAAGGTTGTTATGAGGTCTAAGTGCAGTATGTTAGACAAGTTACCTGTGTTATAGGTGCTCAACCAAGGCCAAGTTCTTGTCTAGAGGGCTAAGCAGAAACAGTTACCTAATCTACAGGCATGCATTGAGATTTAAGCTAGGTGTAAGGGAACAAGACAAAAAGAGGGTTCAGGTATGGAAAGGCAGAGAACAGTGTTTAAGGTCCTGGACAAGACCTGGCAAGAAGTAGGTAAACCTAAGAACACAACTGGAATCTGGCTTTTAGTTTGAAGCCACTAGTGGCACTCCTTCCTGGTGTTAAGCAACTTTGCTGGGGAGACTGACAAAGGCCAGAAATATGTGCAGCTCTACCAAGTGAAGCAGTCTCAAGATTCAGCCAAGGGCAGGCTCCTTCCCACTTCTAAATGTCTATCTTGATGCAAAAGGGTCATATATCATGTTCTAAAGAAAATTACTTGTCACTACCTATTCTTCAGAATTTCTGGCACCACCTCTTCTATTCTTAAGCTTGGACAATAAAGAATAGACTATATTTCTGCCTCAGGTGGTGAACCTAACATATACTAGAGACTATTCTTTGTATTAAATCCCTAAAATGATAGGGAAAGATGGTTAAATGACTTCATAGCTGAGATCACAATAACAAAAGAAGTTTTACAGGACAAAATCTTTGAAGAGTCATTAAGAGACTGAACATGATTGGATGGGGTTAAagaaggacacaggagccagTATAAATGCAGGAGGCCACAACTAGATGTTACTCATAAAAGTGGGATCAGTGCAAAGAAGCCCCACTCAAGAGTAATGGAagccagaggcaggagaggacAAAGGACCAGGTAACAGGAAGATTACTGCATTGGTAGAAACTAGGAAGCTCAAACCCTGTGCATCCCCTCTCCTCCACAGACCAAGCATCTATGACAGGCTTGTCTGTctgcagacagggagacagggctgCTACTCAAGACACTGGGTGGTTGATGATctcaagagaaacaaagaacattTAAACCCACAAGATTTGTGCCAAAGCACCCTACTGAGTGGCATGTCCTTCTTACCCCTAAGTTTCACTGAATAATGTAAAGCAGTTCTGACAACTGCCTCCATTCCCCTATGTTAGATAGCATTAACAGAAACAACTCACAGGGCATCAGGGATTCTCAACTGCAAAATGAGTCTTATAGTAAAAAATGACTTAAGATATTCATGAAGTATCAATACCATAAGAGAGATGCATGAAGTAGAAGAATTAACACCCAAGGAAACAAAGCTAATtgaatgtattagtttcctatggttGCTGaaacaaatgatcacaaactTGGTGTCTTAATAGAAacttatggggcgcctaggtggctcagtcagttaagcctccgacttcgactcaggtcatgatctcatggctcctgagtttgagccctgtgtcttggcaggctctgtgcttacagctcagagcctggagcctgcttcagagttggtctctgtctctctgtgctcctcccctgcttgcacactctctctttttctcaaaagtgaataaacattaaaaattttttaaacaatagaaacCTATTCTCccacagtcctggaggccagaaatcaGTACCACTAGCCCCAAATCAGGTGTCACCAAGACCAAATTCCCTCTGTAGGCTGTGGGGGGAGactctgttccttgcctcttcctcttGGCTGCTGCTATTCCTTGACTTGTAGCATCActttaatctctgcctctgtAGTCATATTGCTTTCTCTTGTGTTGTCAGATCTCCCTTTGCCTCCACAGAGGGTAGTTGTTAAAAGTCCTCACTACATAAGGATGTATGTGATTACACTTCGGACTCACCCTGctaacccaggataatctctcctattttaagattcttaatcacatctgcaaaatccttttttgttttgactatataaagtaatattcaggggcgcctgggtggctcagtcggttgagcatccaacttcggctcaggtcatgatctcacagtttgtgagttcgagccccgtgttgggctctgggctgacagctcagagcctggagcctgcttccgattctgtgtctccctctctctctgcccctcccctgctcgtgctctgtccctctctctgtctcaaaaataaataaaacattaaaaaaataaaaataaataaatattcacagatTCCATGGATTAGTACATGGGCATTTACTTAGCTTACCTTATTAAGTAACCACAATACAACTTTGAATATAATGAATAAAACCAGAGAACAAAGATAGGTCATGTCTTCCAAGAAGCAAGAATAAGCATTGTGTAAAGAACCAAATAGagaatttggaatttaaaaatatgattgtttaaaattttaaaacttggggtgcctgggtgactcagtcggttgagtgcctgacttcactttaggtcatgatctcactgtctgtgagttccagccccgcatcaggctctgtgctgatagctgagagcctggagcctgcttcagattctgtgtctccgtttctgtctgtctcttttccactcatgctctgtctttctctctcaaaaataaaataaaaacataataaaataaaaatttaaaactcaagaCTGggttgaagattaaatgagtgaaCTAGAAGATTTGCCCAAGAAATTCTCcaaggaaataatagaaaagtaTAAAGGGATGGAAAGGGAAAAAGTTTAAGAAGTCAGGAATTAGATCCAGAAGTTCTAATAGGCAttccagagggaagaagagagtgaggctgaaacaatatttgaaaaaaaaaatcgctgaGAATGTCCCAGAACTAAAAGATGGATATAGTTCTCTTATTGAAAAGACTCACCAAGAGCTGAGGTAAGTATGGAAAAAACCCCATTGAGCCACATCTTAAAGGAATTTCAaagcatcaaagaaaaaagagaaaacctcaaaagctcccaagagaaaaaaaattacctacatAGAAACCAAAATCAGATTGGTAAGGGACTTCTCTCATCAGCAACCTGAATGCCAAAGGAAGGCACTGAGGAGAAAGAGCCTATTTAACAGCTGAATGTTAGTGTCaccccagaattcatatgttgaaacaatAATCTCCATATAAGGGCACTTGGAGATAAGACCTTTGGGAGGAGATTggatcatgagggtggagccttcatgaatggcattagtgcctttttttttcacaattagaaataattttttcattttccccagctttattaagacaaaattgacatgtaacattgtgtgagTTTAAGGTATATAATGTGATGATATAATATACGTCTATATTGCAAGATGATTACCACCACAatacagttagttaacacattACCTCACATAGTTGccgttgtgtgtatgtgtggtgagaACTTATAACATCTACTCTCAGCAACTCCAactatataatacagtattgttaactatagtcaccgtgCTGTGCATGACATCCCCAGAATTTAgtcatcttgtaactggaagtttgtaccctttgactgcCTTTAGCCATTTCCCTGACCTCCaccactggcaaccaccaatctactctctgcttctatgagttcagtttttttttcattatttaaaaacatttttttaaatgtttatttttaagagagagagagagagagagagagagagagacagagagacagagcatgaacggggaaggggcagagagagagggagacacagaatctgaagcaggctccaacctctgagctgtcattacagagcccaaggtggggcctgaactcatgaaccatgagatcatgacctgagccaaagttggacgcttaaccaactgagccactgaggtgcccctcagttttgttttgttttatttttttttagatttcacatataagtgagataatatagcatttgtgtttctttgactTCTTAAACTTAGCATGATgccttcaaagttcatccatgttgtcataaatggcaggatttctgtctttttatggctgcatagtgttccgctgtgtgtgtgtgtgtgtgtgtgtgtgtgtgtgtgtgtgtgtgtaccatttatttatttatttatttatttatttatcccttcatctgtcaatggacacagCCAGTTTCTATGTGTTGGCTAACATAAATAATGGTGCGATGAACCTGGAGATGCAGTTACCTCTTTAAGatggtgatttcatttccttcaaatatacttttctattttatcaatttttaatttttttgagaaactttcatGGTGTTTTCCATacaggctgcaccaatttacattcctgccaacaacACACTAgagttccctttcctccacatcctcaccagtgctTGTCAGCTGTCTTTTTGATGATTATTCTAACAGATGTATGGGATGATATTACatcatagttttgttttgcaCTTCACTAATAACTactgatattgagcaccttttcatgtatcttttggctcttttaatgtcttctttggaaaaaatgtctattcaggtcctttgcccatttttcagtcAGAACATTTTATCTTTGCTATTGTATTGAATGAATTTTGTAATTCACTCCAAACCAGATATCTGATTTgcaaacagcttttttttttaaattctgtacattcccttttaattttgttgatggtttcttttgctgtgcagaagcttttagtttgatgtagtccctcttgttcatttttgcttttgttgcctgtgcttttggcgTCGGATCTAAACTATCACTGCTGGGACCAATATcaaagagcttttcctctacgttttcttttaggagttatagggcttcaggtcttacatttcaGCCTTAAGCCATTTCAAAGTAGTTTTTTAAGTGGTGTAAGACAGGgttccactttcattcttttgcatgtaactatctgtttttttccaacatcattttttgaagagattgtcttttccccattgggtattcttggctcccttgtgaagaatacatatgtgtgggtttattttggggctcttgattctgtttaACTCATTTTATACCAGTACTACATTGTTTTGATTATGAGAGCTTTGTGATATAGTTAAaaaccaggaagtgtgatgcctctagatgtgttctttctcaaaattgctttggatggattaatgcccttataagaagaggtcATAGAGGgctgcctgggcggctcagttggttgattctCTGACTCTTCatatccactcaggtcatgatctcatggtttgtgaggttaagccctgtgttgggctctgtgctgatagcatggagcctgcttgagattctctctttccctctttctctgccactctgccacttgcactttctctctcaaaataaacaaacaaataaataaacattaaaaaaaaagaagtcatagaGCTAGCTAGTTATCTTTccaccatatgaggacacagcaagaagatggctgTCTATAAACCAGTAAGAGGGTCTTCACCATGAACCCAGTCCTGCTGACACCCTCATCTCAGATTTCCAAtattcagaa is part of the Felis catus isolate Fca126 chromosome F1, F.catus_Fca126_mat1.0, whole genome shotgun sequence genome and encodes:
- the RNASEL gene encoding 2-5A-dependent ribonuclease translates to MESKNHNNLQERPTPSSKGRASVEDNQLIKAVEKEDIKLVQQLLEGGADVNFQEKEWGWSPLHNAVQSGQEDMLHLLFRYGANPCLRKKNEATPFIIAGIGGKVKVLELLLSKGAEVNEYDANGFTAFMEAAVNGKVEALRFLYKSGAKVNLSRRTKEDQKRLRKGGATALMDAAENGHVDALKVLLDEMGADVKARDNMGRNALIYALRNSDDRKVEVLTRLLLDHGADVNVRGEKGKTPLILAVEKRHLGLVQMLLEQEHIEINDTDSEGNTALLLAVQLRLEEIAQLLCEKGASTDCGDLVMIARRNYDSSLAKFLLLHGAREDFHSPAEDWKPQSSRWGEALEHLHRIYRPMIGKLKIFIDEEYKIADTSEGGVYLGFYEGQEVAVKRFYEGSTHGQKEVSCLQSSRANSDLVTFYGSESHKDCLYVCLALCEETLEEHLDKHRGEAVGNEEDEFARHVLFSVFKAVEELHLLCGYTHQDLHPGNILIDSKNAVCLADFDKSIKWGGELQEIKADLEALGLLVLYVVKKGDIPFETLKTKSNEEVIQLSPDEETCNLIHHLFNPGENVKEHLSGLLGHPFFWSWENRYRTLRDVGNESDIKMRKCNSRIVQLLQLEMSECSRSFAQWTSKIDNYVMQEMNKYYENKRKRYKNTVSDLLKFIRNLGEHINEEKNREMKSRIGEPFQYLQEKFPDLVIYVYTKLQNTEYKKHFPKTLNPSKP